A segment of the Desulfurellaceae bacterium genome:
GTATTGGAACCGCCGCCGGTTTCTCCAAGCCCTGGGGCTGACCGGCCTGAGCGTCCTGGGCGTGGGCTGCGACAGCCCGGCCGAGAGCCGGCCGGCTGACGAGTTGGGGGCGCTTCGGGGCCTGCCCGAGCCTAGCCCGACCACCGACCTGTATCCGGCTCCGCGCGCCGAGCGCTATACGCTGGACCGGCCGCTGACCCGCGAGCGGGTGGCCGCCACGTATAATAATTTCTACGAGTTCTCGCCCCGCAAAGAACACGTCGCCCGCCTGGTGTCCAATTTCCGAACCCGACCGTGGCAGATCGAGGTGGCGGGCCTGGTCAACAAACCCCAGACCCTGGATATTGACGAGCTGGTGCGCCGCATGCCGCTCGAGGAGCGGCTGTACCGTCACCGGTGTGTCGAAGCCTGGTCCATGGCCGTTCCCTGGACGGGTTTTCCGATCAAGGCATTCATCGATCTGGTCGAACCCCTGTCCTCGGCGAAATTCATGCATATGCTGACCTTCAACAACGCCGACCAGGCCCCGGGGATGCGGGACACGAGCTACCCCTGGCCGTATTTTGAGGGCTTGAGCCTAGCCGAGGCGACCAACGAGCTGTCGCTGTTTGTGACCGGTATTTACGGCCATGAATTGACCAAGCAGCACGGCGCCCCGATTCGCCTCGTCGTGCCCTGGAAGTATGGCTATAAGAGCATCAAGTCGATTGTCCGTATCGAGTTCACCGACCAGCAACCCGGCACGTTCTGGTCCTCCCTCATTCCCTGGGAGTAGAATTTTTCGGCCAATGTCGATCCGACGGTTCCCCACCCCCGCTGGTCACTAGCCTACGAGCGGGTGATTGGCACCGAGGAACGCCGCCCAACCCTGCCGTATAACGGCTATGCCGAGTTTGTGGCCGGTTTGTACCGAGCCTAAGGCGGTCGCCGGGGGCCTGGGCTGGCTCGGGGTGGTGCTGCTGGCGCTCTGCGCGGCTTGTGCCGTCCCGCCCGACCGCACGCCTGAGCCGCCAAGCGATCCCGCCTCTCTGTACGCCTACCACGCCGAGCCCGGCGCCTGGTTCACGCCCTGGCGGCGCCGGACCGTGTCTACTGCCGACATGCTGCGCTGGGCGGTCTCGCGCAACGCCTACACCGGCGAGTGGCGCGACCCGCCCGAGGTACCCCGGGTCGAAAACGACGGCAGTTCCCTGGCCGCGCCGCAAAAGACGGCCGCCCTGACCTGGGTCGGGCACTCCACCTTTGCCATCCACGACCGGGCCGATGTCTTTCTGACCGACCCGCATTTTGGTAAGCGGGCGCTCCTGCCCAAGCGTCACCATCCGCCCGGCATCCCGATCAGCGCCGTTCCGGCCGACGCCTTTGCCTTCATCTCCCACAACCACTACGACCACCTCGACGCCTACACGGTTGACAGCCTGCCGCCCTCGGTCCGGTGGTTTGTGCCGATGGGCCTGGCCGAGTGGTTTCGTGACCGCGGTCGGCCGAATGTGGTCGAGCTGGACTGGTGGCAGACGGTCGAGCACGGGCGCTGGAAAATCAGCTGTGTGCCCTCCCAGCACTGGTCGCGGCGTATCGGCCAGGCCGAGAACTCGACCCTGTGGTGCGCCTGGGTCATTGCCTCGGACGAACGCCGCTACTTTTTTGCCGGGGACACGGGCTATTTTCACG
Coding sequences within it:
- the msrP gene encoding protein-methionine-sulfoxide reductase catalytic subunit MsrP → MLIRSPRGWEMPQRLATPEAVYWNRRRFLQALGLTGLSVLGVGCDSPAESRPADELGALRGLPEPSPTTDLYPAPRAERYTLDRPLTRERVAATYNNFYEFSPRKEHVARLVSNFRTRPWQIEVAGLVNKPQTLDIDELVRRMPLEERLYRHRCVEAWSMAVPWTGFPIKAFIDLVEPLSSAKFMHMLTFNNADQAPGMRDTSYPWPYFEGLSLAEATNELSLFVTGIYGHELTKQHGAPIRLVVPWKYGYKSIKSIVRIEFTDQQPGTFWSSLIPWE
- a CDS encoding MBL fold metallo-hydrolase; translation: MPSLWPVCTEPKAVAGGLGWLGVVLLALCAACAVPPDRTPEPPSDPASLYAYHAEPGAWFTPWRRRTVSTADMLRWAVSRNAYTGEWRDPPEVPRVENDGSSLAAPQKTAALTWVGHSTFAIHDRADVFLTDPHFGKRALLPKRHHPPGIPISAVPADAFAFISHNHYDHLDAYTVDSLPPSVRWFVPMGLAEWFRDRGRPNVVELDWWQTVEHGRWKISCVPSQHWSRRIGQAENSTLWCAWVIASDERRYFFAGDTGYFHGFGEIARRYGPIDVALLPIGAYEPRWFMRYSHMNPAEAYQAFQDLGARWMVPCHWGTFDLTDEPYDEAPRELRRVVRAAGASLDPIKIMAVGETWQVPDE